The Sandaracinus amylolyticus genomic interval ACGCACAGGGCGAGCGCTGCCAGGATCGAACGCGCGCGCATCAGAACACCGCGCCTAGCCCGCCTCCCGAGGGCCGCAGCGCCTGCGCGCCCGGCGAGGATGCGCTCGCGAGCACGACGATCCCCCAGATCACACCGGCCAGCGCGAGCGTCCCGCCCACCGCGAAGGCGACGTCCGCTCCGATCGCGAGGCCCTCGGCCCGCTCGGCCAGCGGCCACGCAGCCTCGTGGCTGGGCGCGCTGCGGACCTGGCTCACCGTGTCCTCGAACACCACGGCGAGCGCCACCGCGGCGCCCAGCACGACGACGCCGCCGCCGGCGAGCACCCACGGCGCCGGGTCGAAGGGGGTGCCCGGGGCGAGCTCGACCTCGGGGGAGACCGGCGCGGCCGAGACCGACGCAGCCGGGGGCGTCGAAGGCGAAGCCTCGCTGTCGCTCTGCCCCGCTCGGATCAGCGCGCTCAGCCGCGCGACCTCGGCCTGCATCCGTGCTCGGGCCTCGTCGTCGAGAGCGAGGCGGAGGGCGTTCCGGTACTCGGCGCGCGCCTCCTCCCACCTGCCGAGCTCCGCGAGAGACCGCGCGAGGTTGTGGCGCAGCGCCGGCGTCTCGTGCAGGTAGATGGCCTCGCGCAGCAGGACCACCGCCGCCTCGAGATCGCCTTCCGCGAATCGCTCTCCGGCGCGCTCGGCGAGGACCGCCGCCGCCTGCTCGCACTCCGCGGGCGACGCGCACGGCCGCGCGCTCTGCGCGCAGAGCGG includes:
- a CDS encoding tetratricopeptide repeat protein — protein: MSRCLLIAVCAMLSWLRTAPLCAQSARPCASPAECEQAAAVLAERAGERFAEGDLEAAVVLLREAIYLHETPALRHNLARSLAELGRWEEARAEYRNALRLALDDEARARMQAEVARLSALIRAGQSDSEASPSTPPAASVSAAPVSPEVELAPGTPFDPAPWVLAGGGVVVLGAAVALAVVFEDTVSQVRSAPSHEAAWPLAERAEGLAIGADVAFAVGGTLALAGVIWGIVVLASASSPGAQALRPSGGGLGAVF